The nucleotide window GGTACCCGATTTAGGTAGATGTGCACGTGGGCGTGCTGCTTGTCCCGGTGCTCATACACGACCACCTGGTGCCGGTCAATCGGTGCTCCCATCAACTCACAATAGCGTTTGACTGCCGCCACCTTTTGCGCCTGGCTCACGGCCTCCCCGGCCTTCCACGAAAGCACCGTATGCCACACGGGCTTCTGCACGCGCTTGCTCCGGGCCGCCACGGCCTGCATGTCCTGCGCCATCTCTTTCGGGCTTCCCGGAATCACATTGGATACCACCAAAAGTGGCGCTTCCCCCGGCTCCTTACCCCTCCCCTGCCGCTGTCCAGCCCCGTAAGTTAGCGCGCCCTCAAAGTCGCTACCTGTGATGGTTTTCGCAATCATACTAAATATCCCTGATAATTTTAAGCACCTCTAACAGCTGCGCCTCATGGTTGCTAAAC belongs to Hymenobacter oligotrophus and includes:
- a CDS encoding relaxase/mobilization nuclease domain-containing protein, whose product is MIAKTITGSDFEGALTYGAGQRQGRGKEPGEAPLLVVSNVIPGSPKEMAQDMQAVAARSKRVQKPVWHTVLSWKAGEAVSQAQKVAAVKRYCELMGAPIDRHQVVVYEHRDKQHAHVHIYLNRVPIDGGPALRTDNNFYRQPAVTRQISQELGMDPLPERRRSLKALDPTKEAARQRVSQALAQVLRQSDREGNSGWRCNCKN